In a single window of the Elaeis guineensis isolate ETL-2024a chromosome 4, EG11, whole genome shotgun sequence genome:
- the LOC105043742 gene encoding AAA-ATPase At5g57480-like has protein sequence MEIVWDWKSIGSLLATLVFIRSTVREVVPREIRDLLFSFLGRLLTFLQPKATISIEEHDASSSVNDLYDAAQMYLGSRCLASSRAVSLFKRRNSDHVVSSLPNSHTALDSFNGIPIRWTSCALQNPPSSSPHRYPSEHRFLELSFDLRHLDAVRSQYISYILDEATRLRLKNRERHLYTNRHTAPGEDHRRPWSSVPFAHPATFDTLAIDPALRDDIRSDLLRFVGRRDHYARVGRAWKRGYLLHGPPGTGKTSLVAAIANLLEFDVYDLELTAVNSNSHLRRLLISTTPKSIIVVEDVDCSLDLSDRNRKKIAPKPEPAQARSRATAAGLWSAGEYGDVGMVSLSGVLNFVDGLWSSCVGERLMIFTTNHPERLDPALLRPGRMDRSIHLSYCEPAAFRVLARNYLEFGVEELEELMAEAEALLLEVQMTPADIAEVFMGCDGDHADVAMRTVVEEMRRRRKALVSPSPSLLTSDGGVAGGTDQKNELPAPTIREGWAT, from the coding sequence ATGGAGATTGTGTGGGACTGGAAGTCGATAGGATCCCTCCTGGCGACACTGGTGTTCATCCGGTCGACGGTGCGGGAAGTCGTCCCGCGGGAGATCCGCGACTTACTCTTCTCCTTCCTCGGCCGGCTGCTGACCTTCCTCCAGCCGAAGGCCACCATCTCCATCGAAGAGCACGACGCCTCCTCTTCCGTCAACGACCTCTACGACGCCGCCCAGATGTACCTCGGCTCCCGCTGTCTCGCCTCCAGCCGCGCCGTCTCCCTCTTCAAGCGCCGCAACTCCGACCACGTAGTTTCCTCCCTCCCCAACTCCCACACCGCCCTCGATTCCTTCAACGGCATCCCCATCCGCTGGACCTCCTGCGCCCTCCAGAACCCCCCCTCCTCCTCCCCCCACCGCTATCCCTCCGAACACCGCTTCCTCGAGCTCTCTTTCGACCTCCGCCACCTCGACGCCGTTCGTTCTCAGTATATTTCTTACATCCTCGATGAGGCCACCCGCCTCCGCCTCAAGAACCGCGAGCGCCACCTTTACACCAACCGCCACACCGCCCCCGGCGAAGACCACCGCCGACCCTGGTCCTCCGTCCCCTTCGCCCACCCCGCCACCTTCGACACCCTCGCCATCGACCCCGCCCTCCGCGACGATATCCGCTCCGACCTCCTCCGCTTCGTCGGCCGCCGGGACCACTACGCCCGCGTCGGCCGCGCCTGGAAGCGCGGGTACCTCCTCCACGGCCCACCAGGGACGGGCAAGACCAGCCTCGTCGCCGCCATCGCCAACCTCCTCGAGTTCGACGTCTACGACCTGGAGCTGACCGCCGTGAACTCCAACTCCCACCTCCGCCGCCTCCTCATCTCCACCACGCCCAAGTCCATCATCGTCGTCGAGGACGTCGATTGCTCTCTCGACCTCTCCGACCGCAACCGGAAAAAGATCGCCCCCAAACCCGAACCCGCCCAAGCGCGATCGCGGGCGACAGCAGCGGGTCTATGGAGCGCCGGCGAGTACGGCGACGTGGGGATGGTGAGCCTGTCGGGCGTGCTGAACTTTGTGGACGGGCTTTGGTCGTCGTGCGTGGGAGAGCGGCTGATGATCTTCACGACGAACCACCCGGAGCGGCTCGACCCGGCGTTGCTCCGGCCTGGCCGGATGGACAGGTCCATCCACCTCTCGTACTGCGAGCCGGCGGCGTTCCGGGTGCTAGCGAGGAACTACCTGGAGTTTGGAGTGGAGGAGCTCGAGGAGCTGATGGCGGAAGCGGAGGCGCTGCTGTTGGAGGTCCAGATGACACCGGCGGATATCGCGGAGGTGTTCATGGGCTGCGACGGCGATCACGCGGACGTCGCGATGCGGACGGTGGTGGAAGAGATGCGGCGGCGGCGGAAGGCTCTGGTGTCGCCATCTCCGTCGCTGTTGACTTCAGATGGCGGGGTGGCTGGTGGCACAGACCAAAAAAACGAGCTTCCAGCACCAACCATTCGCGAGGGCTGGGCAACTTAG